From the genome of Hymenobacter cellulosilyticus, one region includes:
- a CDS encoding helix-turn-helix domain-containing protein: protein MQTNARQLIFNHYAQHLTSHRFAQVVQYIKRHFTEQITVEKLSELACMSKATFFRLFKREFGLTPVEYIIQERLAEAKRLLRNPVATVADVCFRAGFNNPAYFQTIFKKYEGITPGLYKKQCSLG from the coding sequence ATGCAAACCAACGCCCGCCAGCTGATTTTCAACCACTACGCCCAGCACCTGACCTCCCACCGCTTTGCCCAGGTGGTACAGTACATCAAGCGCCACTTTACCGAGCAGATTACCGTGGAAAAGCTCAGCGAGCTGGCCTGCATGAGTAAAGCCACGTTTTTCCGCCTGTTCAAGCGCGAATTTGGCCTCACGCCAGTCGAGTACATTATTCAGGAGCGGCTGGCCGAAGCCAAGCGCCTGCTGCGCAACCCGGTAGCCACGGTGGCCGACGTCTGCTTCCGGGCCGGCTTCAACAACCCGGCCTATTTCCAGACGATATTCAAGAAGTACGAGGGTATCACGCCGGGGCTGTATAAAAAGCAGTGCAGTTTGGGTTGA
- a CDS encoding AraC family transcriptional regulator → MNQRLLPALHSPQDLSTLVENRTLYSLDAFELNIFETHQTAQRVPLSMGSLVLTTMLRGKKVMHLSGQPAFDYLPGESVIVGEQQLMEIDFPEATLDNPTQCLAVAIPADTIRSTVDLLNERLPLAEDHAPGIWTRIITPT, encoded by the coding sequence ATGAATCAACGCCTGCTGCCCGCCCTACACTCGCCCCAAGACCTCAGCACCCTGGTCGAAAACCGCACCCTGTACTCGCTCGACGCCTTTGAGCTCAACATCTTCGAAACCCACCAAACCGCGCAGCGCGTGCCCCTGAGCATGGGCAGCCTGGTCTTGACCACGATGCTGCGAGGCAAAAAAGTAATGCACCTCTCGGGCCAGCCCGCCTTCGATTACCTGCCGGGTGAGTCGGTGATTGTGGGCGAACAGCAGCTGATGGAAATCGACTTCCCCGAAGCCACCCTCGACAACCCCACCCAATGCCTGGCCGTGGCCATTCCCGCCGACACCATCCGCAGCACCGTGGACTTGCTCAACGAGCGGCTACCGCTGGCCGAAGACCACGCCCCTGGCATCTGGACACGCATCATAACGCCCACCTGA